A genomic stretch from Microbacterium proteolyticum includes:
- a CDS encoding RNA polymerase-binding protein RbpA, whose translation MADRSLRGIRLGAQSLQSEDGVVFHDRAQHTYNCSTCGRDTVLTFAADAEVPEAWECRTCGAEALLRIGDGTATVDHSADKAARTHWDMLLERRTIPELEELLEERLAFVRARRGAGGEKLSA comes from the coding sequence ATGGCAGACCGCAGTCTCCGCGGCATCCGACTCGGCGCCCAGAGCCTCCAAAGCGAAGATGGCGTCGTGTTCCACGACCGTGCACAGCACACCTACAACTGCAGCACCTGCGGACGCGACACCGTCCTGACCTTCGCGGCTGACGCCGAGGTTCCCGAGGCGTGGGAGTGCCGGACGTGCGGCGCGGAAGCGTTGCTGCGCATCGGCGACGGCACGGCGACCGTCGACCACAGCGCCGACAAGGCAGCGCGTACCCACTGGGACATGCTGCTCGAGCGTCGCACGATCCCCGAGCTCGAAGAGCTGCTCGAGGAGCGCCTCGCCTTCGTCCGCGCACGTCGCGGCGCCGGTGGCGAGAAGCTCAGCGCCTGA
- a CDS encoding HdeD family acid-resistance protein: MASSTTSNPAIGAVRTALGVSGVLSLVIGALILIWPGRTAEVAVGILSVYVIIAGLVNIAVGLFWRSGWARLGYIALGVLFIVAGIFSFANLSETTAWLGVFIGTLVGILWIVEGVVSLTTAGHGSKARGWTIFFAIISILAGVVLLFSPLLGAVTLFLLIGISLVILGIFQIVRAIQFGKPV, from the coding sequence ATGGCTTCTTCGACCACGTCCAACCCCGCGATCGGAGCCGTCCGCACGGCGCTCGGTGTCAGCGGCGTCCTGTCGCTGGTGATCGGCGCACTGATCCTCATCTGGCCCGGCCGCACGGCCGAGGTGGCCGTCGGCATCCTCTCCGTCTACGTCATCATCGCGGGCCTGGTCAACATCGCCGTCGGCCTGTTCTGGCGTTCGGGGTGGGCGCGCCTGGGCTACATCGCACTCGGCGTGCTGTTCATCGTCGCGGGCATCTTCTCGTTCGCCAACCTCTCGGAGACGACCGCCTGGTTGGGCGTCTTCATCGGCACGCTCGTCGGCATCCTGTGGATCGTCGAGGGCGTCGTCTCACTGACCACCGCCGGGCACGGCTCGAAGGCCCGCGGCTGGACGATCTTCTTCGCCATCATCAGCATCCTCGCCGGAGTGGTGCTGCTGTTCTCGCCGCTGCTGGGCGCCGTCACGCTGTTCCTGCTGATCGGCATCTCGCTCGTGATCCTCGGCATCTTCCAGATCGTCCGCGCGATCCAGTTCGGCAAGCCGGTATAG
- a CDS encoding helix-turn-helix transcriptional regulator — protein sequence MNPERPVAALDRAALLLQLVPYLLGKGEVTVAEAAADFDVAPAEMRAMVERLTVIGLPGESGYWQLPHDLFDIDWDLLDRDDVIAITNTVGLERSPRLTAREAAALLAGLQLARSLPGFGDNELVTGLLGKLARGAAAAPPPVIVAPGPVDGMRDVVDRALRERVAVTFTYRAPGAGPTTRTVDPIKVHIANDQWYLQGWCHLRRAVRTFHLDRVSDAALTDIPALHGGDEVPELFAPSDDEVVARLRFPRTVAPLLADYLERAEIEDADGTLRVASLRLADEQSLKRLAARRGGEVELLEPAGARRAAAEWAAAGLAQYESPEP from the coding sequence GTGAACCCCGAACGACCCGTCGCCGCCCTCGACCGTGCGGCGTTGCTGCTGCAGCTCGTGCCGTACCTGCTGGGCAAGGGCGAGGTCACCGTCGCGGAAGCGGCGGCGGACTTCGACGTCGCGCCCGCGGAGATGCGCGCGATGGTCGAGCGCCTCACCGTCATCGGTCTTCCCGGCGAGAGCGGGTACTGGCAGCTGCCGCACGATCTGTTCGACATCGATTGGGATCTGCTCGACCGCGACGACGTCATCGCCATCACCAACACGGTGGGACTCGAGCGGTCCCCGCGACTCACCGCACGCGAGGCGGCGGCGCTGCTGGCCGGCCTCCAGCTCGCGAGGAGTCTGCCGGGCTTCGGCGACAACGAGCTCGTGACGGGTCTGCTCGGCAAGCTCGCTCGGGGAGCTGCCGCCGCCCCGCCGCCCGTCATCGTCGCTCCCGGTCCGGTGGACGGGATGCGCGACGTCGTCGATCGCGCCCTCCGCGAACGCGTGGCGGTGACCTTCACCTACCGCGCGCCCGGCGCCGGGCCGACCACACGCACCGTGGACCCCATCAAGGTGCACATCGCGAACGACCAGTGGTACCTGCAGGGCTGGTGCCATCTGCGTCGCGCCGTGCGCACGTTCCACCTCGATCGCGTCAGCGATGCAGCCCTGACCGACATCCCGGCCCTGCACGGCGGCGACGAGGTCCCGGAGCTGTTCGCACCGTCCGACGACGAGGTGGTCGCGCGCCTCCGCTTCCCGCGCACGGTGGCTCCCCTGCTGGCCGACTATCTCGAACGAGCGGAGATCGAGGACGCCGACGGCACCCTGCGGGTGGCATCCCTTCGCCTCGCCGATGAGCAGAGTCTGAAGCGCCTCGCCGCGCGTCGCGGTGGAGAGGTCGAACTGCTCGAGCCGGCGGGTGCGCGACGCGCCGCGGCGGAGTGGGCGGCCGCGGGGCTCGCCCAGTACGAGTCCCCGGAGCCCTGA
- a CDS encoding glycerophosphodiester phosphodiesterase family protein, with product MNASSAERHPYLSPHAPRVLAHRGLVTPDAARHGVVENSFAAVAEAHAAGVVYVESDCHVTADGEVVLFHDDDLERIAEDPRAIADVRLHELEEIMSARGGLITLAQALEAFPDMRFNLDVKAAAAAEGVGRLVAPHAERVLVTSFSDARRREALRAASSAGAARRPATSPGLETVKRLVIARALRRKARVRALLADVDALQLPERQGPLRVVTSGLLRDAHAAGVEVHVWTVNAEDDMERLLDLGVDGLVTDRADVALAKVNARGTQAV from the coding sequence ATGAACGCATCGTCCGCCGAGCGGCATCCGTATCTCTCCCCCCACGCCCCGCGCGTGCTCGCGCATCGCGGGCTCGTGACCCCGGATGCCGCGCGCCACGGGGTGGTCGAGAACTCCTTCGCCGCGGTCGCCGAGGCGCACGCCGCGGGGGTGGTGTACGTGGAGTCGGATTGCCACGTCACCGCCGACGGCGAGGTGGTGCTCTTCCACGACGACGACCTCGAGCGGATCGCCGAGGACCCCCGCGCGATCGCCGACGTGCGCCTGCACGAGCTCGAGGAGATCATGTCCGCGCGCGGCGGGCTGATCACTCTCGCGCAAGCGCTCGAGGCCTTCCCCGACATGCGCTTCAACCTCGACGTGAAGGCCGCCGCGGCGGCCGAGGGCGTGGGGCGGCTCGTGGCGCCTCACGCCGAGCGGGTGCTCGTGACGAGCTTCTCGGATGCGCGTCGGCGCGAGGCGCTACGGGCCGCATCGTCCGCCGGTGCCGCGCGACGGCCGGCCACCTCCCCCGGTCTGGAGACCGTCAAGCGACTCGTGATCGCCCGGGCTCTGCGCAGGAAGGCCCGCGTGCGCGCCCTGCTCGCCGATGTCGACGCCCTGCAGCTCCCCGAACGGCAGGGGCCTCTCCGTGTCGTCACGTCCGGCCTCCTCCGCGATGCCCACGCGGCGGGCGTCGAGGTGCACGTGTGGACGGTCAATGCCGAGGACGACATGGAACGCCTGCTCGATCTCGGCGTCGACGGGCTCGTCACCGACCGTGCGGATGTCGCTCTCGCGAAGGTGAACGCACGGGGAACGCAAGCTGTCTGA
- the lnt gene encoding apolipoprotein N-acyltransferase, whose protein sequence is MSAASMTDRRPAAAGGAPRPLLRLAFAAPLSVVAGLLLVSAYPALAWWPTAFPAVALALVTLIGRRFWSAVLVGFLFGAAFFSVNLLFTARYLGPVPWLALSVLEALLTAALAVPIALAYRWLPRIAPGAAGRLVVLPALVAALWTLREQVVGSWPYGGFPWGRIGVSQVNGPFAEVASWVGMSGLSFLVVLVCAAVIEVVRFRPTRERGRGRRLVAVAPAIAVLVLGAVPQFPTAEAGSMRVGAVQGNGPAGYFDQRARGAVLDAQLAASSPLLGQDMDVLLWPEGGVDSDPTANTSTDAVLRELSRRVDAPLLISAVTARGSELFNSSLVWTADGQVGATYDKRHPVPFGEYVPDRAFWEPFAPDLIGLIGREYTPGTASPVADVNGVGVGLAICFDVIYDDVVWDGANDGAEVYMFQTNNADFRGTDENLQQLAFAQMRAIETGRAVVNLSTVGTSQVIAPDGSTLDALPIDTAGHMLTDVPLRTGLTPAVIIGPAVKLVLGWGSLAGLMVAGVVVLLRRRGTTKTPPPEGDGV, encoded by the coding sequence ATGAGTGCCGCGTCGATGACCGACCGCCGTCCCGCCGCGGCGGGCGGGGCCCCGCGGCCTCTCCTCCGGCTGGCCTTCGCCGCCCCCCTGTCGGTGGTGGCGGGTCTGCTGCTGGTATCCGCATACCCCGCCCTGGCGTGGTGGCCGACCGCGTTCCCCGCCGTCGCCCTGGCGCTGGTGACGTTGATCGGCCGGCGGTTCTGGTCGGCTGTGCTCGTCGGCTTCCTCTTCGGGGCGGCGTTCTTCTCGGTGAACCTCCTCTTCACCGCCCGATACCTGGGTCCCGTTCCGTGGCTCGCGCTGTCGGTGCTCGAGGCGCTGCTGACGGCCGCGCTGGCGGTTCCGATCGCGCTGGCCTACCGCTGGCTGCCGCGTATCGCCCCGGGGGCCGCGGGCCGCCTCGTGGTGCTCCCCGCCCTGGTCGCGGCGCTGTGGACTCTGCGCGAGCAGGTCGTGGGTTCCTGGCCCTACGGTGGGTTCCCGTGGGGTCGCATCGGCGTCTCGCAGGTCAACGGCCCTTTCGCCGAGGTGGCGTCGTGGGTGGGGATGTCGGGGTTGTCATTCCTCGTCGTGCTGGTGTGCGCCGCGGTCATCGAGGTCGTTCGGTTCCGGCCCACCCGGGAGCGCGGGCGCGGTCGTCGTCTGGTCGCCGTGGCGCCGGCAATCGCCGTGCTCGTTCTCGGGGCCGTGCCGCAGTTCCCGACCGCCGAGGCCGGCTCGATGCGTGTGGGAGCCGTCCAGGGGAACGGACCGGCCGGATACTTCGACCAGCGTGCGCGCGGCGCCGTCCTCGACGCCCAGCTCGCGGCATCCTCCCCTCTGCTGGGCCAGGACATGGACGTGCTCCTGTGGCCGGAGGGCGGGGTCGATTCCGACCCCACCGCGAACACGTCGACGGATGCCGTGCTGCGGGAGCTGTCGCGTCGCGTCGACGCGCCGCTGCTCATCTCGGCCGTGACCGCGCGCGGGTCGGAGCTGTTCAACTCGTCGCTCGTGTGGACCGCCGACGGGCAGGTGGGTGCCACTTACGACAAGCGGCATCCGGTGCCCTTCGGGGAGTACGTGCCCGACCGCGCATTCTGGGAACCGTTCGCTCCCGACCTGATCGGCCTCATCGGTCGCGAATACACCCCCGGGACGGCGAGCCCCGTCGCCGACGTGAACGGCGTCGGCGTCGGCCTGGCCATCTGCTTCGACGTCATCTACGACGACGTCGTGTGGGACGGCGCGAACGACGGCGCCGAGGTCTACATGTTCCAGACGAACAACGCCGACTTCCGCGGCACCGATGAGAACCTGCAGCAGCTGGCCTTCGCGCAGATGCGCGCGATCGAGACCGGTCGCGCGGTGGTCAACCTGTCGACCGTCGGCACGAGCCAGGTGATCGCGCCCGACGGCTCCACGCTCGACGCGCTGCCCATCGACACCGCCGGGCACATGCTCACCGACGTGCCACTGCGCACCGGTCTGACCCCGGCGGTGATCATCGGTCCGGCGGTCAAGCTCGTGCTGGGGTGGGGGAGCCTTGCGGGACTGATGGTCGCGGGGGTCGTCGTGCTTCTGCGCCGGCGAGGAACGACGAAGACGCCGCCCCCCGAAGGGGACGGCGTCTGA
- a CDS encoding DEAD/DEAH box helicase, which translates to MSGPSPAERFARASARSTHPHTADFAEMQRFELDDFQIAGCHALEDGRSVLVAAPTGAGKTIVGEFAIHLAMLEPGDKAFYTTPIKALSNQKFHELQEVYGDDEVGLLTGDTNINASARIVVMTTEVLRNMLYADSPALRGLRFVVMDEVHYLADRFRGAVWEEVIIHLPPSVKLVSLSATVSNAEEFGDWLDTVRGDTEVIVSETRPVPLEQHVLVRGDLLPLFDDRAGVATAQVNQELLRIRGGNAGGFENNRRAQEYRSARHAGGRRQPRGGHKPLRAAHGPRIERIDRPEVVELLQRNHLLPAIFFIFSRAGCDAAVQQLRRANVRLTSAEERAEIRQIVDELTFTLKDEDLAVLHFWEWRDNLERGMAAHHAGLLPAFKEVVEELFRRKLVKVVFATETLALGINMPARTVVLEKLEKFNGEARVAITSGEYTQLTGRAGRRGIDVEGHAVVQFTEGLDPQSVAALASRRTYPLNSSFRPTYNMAVNLIDQFGRVRAREILESSFAQFQADRSVVGLARQVKDAEESLAGYEQAMTCDRGDFREYSTIRRELSDLEKINRRDATAPRRLRDERQQQIQSLRRRMQRHPCHSCPDREAHARWAERYWKLKRSTDKTRQQIDQRTGTVARVFDRVVEVLAALEYVAIEEDGATVLTPAGRTMRRIYGERDLLVAESLRQGLWEGLDAPSLAALACCLVYEPRRDEAGPGERGLPRGAFRGALDATQTLWQELDDLERDHRLPGSESPASGLAPAMHAWAKGLPLDSVLTLADMAAGDFVRWAKQTIDLLDQISLVAEPKLAKTARTALDAVRRGIVAYTSA; encoded by the coding sequence GTGAGCGGTCCCAGTCCGGCCGAGCGTTTCGCCCGGGCCAGCGCCCGGTCGACGCACCCGCACACCGCGGACTTCGCCGAGATGCAGCGGTTCGAACTCGACGACTTCCAGATCGCCGGATGCCACGCCCTCGAGGACGGACGCAGCGTGCTGGTGGCAGCTCCCACCGGCGCCGGAAAGACCATCGTCGGCGAGTTCGCGATCCATCTGGCGATGCTCGAGCCGGGGGACAAGGCGTTCTATACCACGCCCATCAAGGCCCTGTCGAACCAGAAGTTCCACGAGCTGCAGGAGGTCTACGGCGACGACGAGGTGGGCCTGCTCACGGGCGACACCAACATCAATGCGTCGGCGCGCATCGTCGTCATGACCACCGAAGTGCTGCGCAACATGCTCTATGCCGATTCTCCGGCGCTGCGCGGCCTGCGGTTCGTCGTCATGGACGAGGTCCACTACCTCGCCGACCGCTTCCGGGGCGCGGTGTGGGAGGAAGTGATCATCCACCTCCCGCCGTCGGTGAAGCTGGTGTCGCTGTCGGCGACCGTGTCCAACGCCGAGGAGTTCGGTGACTGGCTCGACACCGTGCGCGGCGACACCGAGGTCATCGTGTCGGAGACGCGGCCCGTGCCGCTGGAGCAGCACGTGCTCGTGCGCGGCGACCTGCTGCCGCTGTTCGACGACCGCGCGGGTGTGGCGACCGCGCAGGTCAATCAGGAGCTGCTCCGCATCCGCGGCGGCAACGCGGGCGGGTTCGAGAACAACCGGCGCGCGCAGGAGTATCGCTCGGCCCGGCACGCGGGTGGTCGCCGGCAGCCGCGCGGGGGACACAAGCCGCTTCGCGCGGCGCACGGACCCCGCATCGAGCGCATCGACCGGCCCGAGGTCGTCGAGCTGCTGCAGCGCAACCACCTGCTGCCGGCGATCTTCTTCATCTTCAGCCGCGCCGGGTGCGACGCTGCCGTGCAGCAGCTGCGCCGGGCGAACGTGCGCCTCACCTCGGCCGAGGAACGCGCCGAGATCCGCCAGATCGTCGACGAGCTGACCTTCACCCTCAAGGACGAAGATCTCGCCGTGCTGCACTTCTGGGAGTGGCGCGACAATCTGGAGCGGGGAATGGCCGCCCACCACGCGGGCCTCCTCCCGGCGTTCAAAGAGGTGGTCGAGGAGCTCTTCCGGCGCAAGCTCGTCAAGGTGGTCTTCGCCACCGAGACCCTCGCGCTGGGCATCAACATGCCCGCGCGCACGGTCGTGCTCGAGAAGCTCGAGAAGTTCAACGGCGAGGCGCGGGTCGCGATCACGTCGGGGGAGTACACGCAGCTCACCGGCCGTGCCGGCCGCCGCGGCATCGACGTCGAGGGCCACGCGGTCGTGCAGTTCACGGAGGGTCTGGACCCGCAGTCCGTCGCCGCCCTCGCCTCGCGTCGTACGTACCCGTTGAACTCGAGCTTCCGGCCGACCTACAACATGGCCGTCAACCTCATCGACCAGTTCGGCCGCGTCCGCGCCCGTGAGATCCTCGAGTCGTCGTTCGCCCAGTTCCAGGCCGATCGCTCGGTCGTGGGCCTGGCGCGTCAGGTGAAGGATGCCGAGGAGTCCCTCGCCGGCTACGAGCAGGCCATGACGTGCGATCGCGGCGATTTCCGCGAGTACTCCACGATCCGCCGCGAGCTCAGCGACCTCGAGAAGATCAACCGACGGGATGCCACGGCGCCCCGCCGTCTGCGCGATGAACGGCAGCAGCAGATCCAGTCGCTGCGCCGCCGGATGCAGCGGCATCCGTGTCACTCGTGTCCCGACCGCGAGGCGCACGCGCGCTGGGCGGAGCGGTATTGGAAGCTCAAGCGCTCCACCGACAAGACCCGTCAGCAGATCGACCAGCGCACGGGCACCGTCGCCCGCGTCTTCGACCGCGTGGTGGAAGTGCTCGCGGCGCTGGAGTACGTCGCCATCGAGGAGGACGGGGCGACCGTGCTCACCCCGGCCGGTCGCACGATGCGCCGCATCTACGGCGAGCGCGACCTGCTGGTGGCCGAGTCGCTGCGGCAGGGCCTGTGGGAGGGACTCGACGCCCCCTCGCTCGCCGCACTGGCGTGCTGCCTGGTCTATGAACCGCGCCGTGACGAGGCGGGGCCGGGGGAGCGGGGCCTGCCACGCGGCGCCTTCCGCGGCGCGCTGGATGCCACGCAGACGCTGTGGCAGGAGCTCGACGACCTCGAGCGCGACCACCGTCTGCCCGGTTCGGAGTCGCCGGCATCCGGTCTCGCGCCGGCCATGCACGCGTGGGCGAAGGGCCTTCCGCTCGACAGTGTGCTGACCCTCGCCGACATGGCCGCCGGCGACTTCGTGCGCTGGGCGAAGCAGACCATCGACCTGCTCGATCAGATCTCGCTCGTGGCCGAGCCGAAGCTGGCGAAGACGGCGCGCACGGCGCTGGATGCCGTGCGCCGCGGCATCGTCGCCTACACCTCGGCATGA
- a CDS encoding S9 family peptidase has translation MRTVDIEAFVSVGRPALSSDGGFAVFATSRPDLAADRAVGQLWRVDLPDGVARRLTRGVADRSPHLSPDDATVAFLRADERGITQVFVAAAHGGEPVQVTDQPGGVTDVAWSPDGARLAFTARVPEPGRYGTVEGRDAAAEPPRRVTGIRWHANGLGYLDRPAHLFVVDAPSTQAEPFYAPAPALDAPEKRIVAADAVRLTVGDTGWNGVVWTRDGAELLSVPDVIETDRRDLRSRVVAVSVDGGSEREVLGTAADLAISEVATAPDGTVFVLAYDVGADGVDFIAPGVALHVLDPDGPRRLTDPETIDLGEVGSHLSFDGDDVLVQDRTRGRVRLLRITRGGEATEVLGGDVEVNGHAAAQGRVVASAASPTSFGELFVVDDGGARAITEFGAAARERGIVVPEERQVAGRDGYPVHGWVAAPEGEGPFPVILQIHGGPYASYGFHLFDETQVLVDAGYAVVYSNPRGSAGYGRDHGRSIRQKMGTLDFFDVIDFFDAVVTDDPRLDGDRVGVMGGSYGGYMTAWIIAHDHRFAGAIVERGFLDPAVFPGSSDIGSFFGQEYVGTDPAVVAAQSPMAVVDRVTTPTLVIHSELDLRCPIDQATRYYAALKAQGTEAEMLIFPGEDHELTRAGRPQHRVQRFDAVLEWWERHLPVA, from the coding sequence GTGCGGACGGTCGACATCGAAGCGTTCGTCTCCGTCGGCCGTCCCGCCCTCTCGTCGGACGGTGGATTCGCCGTCTTCGCCACCTCTCGTCCCGATCTCGCCGCCGACCGGGCGGTGGGGCAGCTGTGGCGCGTCGACCTGCCCGATGGCGTCGCCCGTCGGCTGACGCGAGGCGTCGCCGACCGCTCGCCGCATCTCTCGCCCGACGACGCCACCGTGGCGTTCCTGCGCGCCGATGAGCGCGGGATCACCCAGGTGTTCGTGGCCGCCGCGCACGGTGGCGAGCCGGTGCAGGTGACGGATCAGCCCGGCGGTGTCACCGACGTCGCGTGGTCGCCCGACGGCGCCCGCCTCGCTTTCACGGCGCGCGTACCCGAGCCCGGCCGATACGGCACCGTCGAGGGACGGGATGCCGCCGCCGAGCCCCCGCGTCGCGTCACCGGCATCCGCTGGCACGCGAACGGCCTCGGCTACCTCGACCGGCCGGCCCACCTGTTCGTCGTCGACGCCCCCTCGACCCAGGCGGAGCCCTTCTACGCCCCCGCCCCGGCGCTCGATGCGCCCGAGAAACGGATCGTCGCCGCGGACGCGGTGCGGCTGACCGTGGGCGACACGGGGTGGAACGGCGTCGTGTGGACCCGCGACGGCGCGGAGCTTCTCAGCGTCCCCGACGTGATCGAGACCGACCGTCGCGACCTGCGCAGCCGCGTCGTGGCCGTTTCCGTCGACGGCGGCTCCGAGCGCGAGGTGCTCGGTACCGCCGCCGACCTCGCGATCTCGGAGGTCGCCACGGCGCCCGACGGAACGGTCTTCGTCCTCGCGTACGATGTCGGCGCCGACGGTGTCGACTTCATCGCTCCCGGCGTCGCGCTCCACGTGCTCGACCCCGACGGCCCGCGTCGCCTGACCGACCCCGAGACGATCGACCTCGGCGAGGTGGGCAGCCACCTCTCGTTCGACGGTGACGACGTGCTCGTCCAGGACCGCACCCGGGGGCGCGTGCGCCTGCTGCGCATCACCCGCGGGGGAGAGGCGACGGAGGTCCTCGGGGGCGATGTCGAAGTGAACGGTCACGCCGCGGCGCAGGGACGCGTCGTGGCATCCGCAGCCTCGCCCACCTCGTTCGGAGAGCTGTTCGTCGTCGATGACGGCGGGGCGCGCGCGATCACCGAGTTCGGCGCCGCAGCGCGCGAGCGCGGGATCGTCGTGCCCGAGGAGCGGCAGGTCGCGGGGCGTGACGGCTACCCGGTGCACGGCTGGGTCGCCGCGCCCGAGGGCGAGGGGCCGTTCCCGGTCATCCTGCAGATCCACGGCGGACCGTACGCCTCGTACGGCTTTCACCTGTTCGACGAGACGCAGGTGCTCGTCGACGCCGGCTACGCCGTCGTCTACAGCAATCCGCGGGGCAGCGCCGGGTACGGTCGTGACCACGGACGATCGATCCGGCAGAAGATGGGCACGCTCGACTTCTTCGACGTGATCGATTTCTTCGACGCCGTTGTGACGGACGACCCGCGGCTCGACGGCGACCGGGTCGGGGTGATGGGCGGTTCGTACGGCGGCTACATGACGGCCTGGATCATCGCCCACGATCACCGATTCGCCGGTGCGATCGTGGAGCGCGGCTTTCTCGACCCGGCCGTGTTCCCGGGCTCCAGCGACATCGGATCGTTCTTCGGGCAGGAGTACGTCGGCACCGATCCTGCGGTCGTGGCGGCGCAGAGCCCGATGGCGGTGGTCGATCGGGTCACGACGCCGACGCTCGTCATCCACTCCGAGCTCGATCTGCGCTGTCCGATCGACCAGGCCACCCGGTACTACGCGGCGCTCAAAGCGCAGGGCACCGAGGCGGAGATGCTCATCTTCCCGGGGGAGGATCACGAGCTCACCCGCGCCGGGCGCCCTCAGCACCGGGTGCAGCGCTTCGACGCGGTGCTCGAGTGGTGGGAGCGGCACCTGCCGGTGGCGTAA
- the tatA gene encoding Sec-independent protein translocase subunit TatA — protein sequence MFGNLTGWHLLVVLAVILLLFGAAKLPALAKSMGQSARVFKSEMKEMKRDDEIAAQSSEAPRSADAGTTPTVSPEPRRSTDPSV from the coding sequence ATGTTCGGCAACCTCACCGGATGGCACCTTCTGGTCGTCCTCGCGGTCATCCTCCTGCTCTTCGGTGCCGCAAAGCTGCCCGCGCTCGCCAAGAGCATGGGGCAGTCCGCTCGCGTCTTCAAGAGCGAGATGAAGGAGATGAAGCGCGACGACGAGATCGCTGCGCAATCCTCCGAGGCCCCGCGCTCCGCCGATGCCGGCACCACGCCGACTGTGTCTCCGGAGCCGCGCAGGTCGACCGACCCGTCCGTCTAA
- a CDS encoding SDR family oxidoreductase: MSQTLPSGSLSGKTALVTGSSRGIGADTVRYFAEAGANVVINFRNKAPRAEKLAAQLRGLGVEALVVGADLTDPASVQAMFDEVERTFGGLDILVLNASGGMESGMAEDYALQLNRDAQVNVLETALPLLKPDARVVFVTSHQAHFIRTTPTMPEYEPVALSKRAGEDALREKIPALQERGIGFTVVSGDMIEGTITATLLQRANPDAVAALRGEGTKLYNVAEFAAEVAHAAVDPVPADHTRLVGDTQAFEGE; this comes from the coding sequence TTGTCTCAGACCCTTCCGTCCGGCTCCCTGAGCGGCAAGACCGCGCTCGTCACCGGTTCGTCGCGCGGAATCGGCGCTGACACGGTGCGTTACTTCGCCGAAGCCGGCGCGAATGTCGTCATCAACTTCCGCAACAAGGCGCCCCGCGCCGAGAAGCTCGCGGCCCAGCTGCGCGGCCTCGGCGTCGAGGCCCTCGTCGTGGGCGCCGATCTCACCGATCCCGCGTCGGTGCAGGCGATGTTCGACGAGGTGGAGCGCACGTTCGGTGGGCTGGACATCCTCGTCTTGAACGCGTCGGGCGGTATGGAGTCGGGGATGGCCGAGGACTACGCCCTGCAGCTCAACCGTGACGCGCAGGTGAATGTGCTCGAGACCGCCCTGCCGCTGCTGAAGCCCGACGCGCGCGTCGTCTTCGTGACGAGCCACCAGGCGCACTTCATCCGCACCACCCCGACGATGCCCGAGTACGAACCGGTCGCCCTCTCCAAGCGCGCGGGCGAGGACGCCCTCCGCGAGAAGATCCCCGCCCTCCAGGAGCGCGGCATCGGCTTCACCGTCGTCTCCGGCGACATGATCGAGGGCACGATCACTGCGACGCTGCTCCAGCGCGCGAACCCGGACGCGGTCGCGGCCCTTCGCGGCGAGGGCACGAAGCTCTACAACGTCGCCGAGTTCGCCGCCGAGGTGGCGCACGCGGCCGTCGACCCGGTTCCGGCCGACCACACCCGCCTCGTCGGGGACACCCAGGCGTTCGAAGGAGAGTGA
- the tatC gene encoding twin-arginine translocase subunit TatC, with translation MSIGAHLIELRKRLMIAAAALVVGMVVAFIITDPIIDLITEPIRVFAERRGDAALNFSAVTSAFDLRMRIAFSIGIFLSAPVWLWQIWAFIMPGLTRKEIRYTVSFVASAVPLFFTGCWVGLLIVPHVIELMWGFTPEGGVNFYNAVEYYDFVFKLLMVVGVSFVLPVFLVALNVAGVMSGKAILKGWRVAILIATIFSALATPAADVVSMLMLAGILVVLFFAAAGLSMLFDRRKARRVASELAPGPHA, from the coding sequence ATGTCGATCGGGGCCCACCTGATCGAGCTGCGCAAGCGTCTCATGATCGCCGCCGCGGCGCTCGTGGTGGGCATGGTGGTGGCGTTCATCATCACCGACCCGATCATCGACCTCATCACCGAGCCCATCCGTGTGTTCGCCGAGAGGCGCGGGGATGCGGCGCTCAATTTCTCCGCGGTGACGTCGGCCTTCGATCTGCGGATGCGCATCGCGTTCTCGATCGGCATCTTCCTGTCGGCTCCGGTGTGGCTGTGGCAGATCTGGGCGTTCATCATGCCCGGACTCACGCGGAAAGAGATCCGCTACACGGTCTCGTTCGTGGCATCCGCGGTTCCGCTTTTCTTCACGGGCTGCTGGGTCGGTCTGCTGATCGTGCCGCACGTCATCGAGCTGATGTGGGGCTTCACCCCCGAGGGGGGCGTGAACTTCTACAACGCCGTGGAGTACTACGACTTCGTCTTCAAGCTGCTGATGGTCGTGGGGGTCTCGTTCGTGCTTCCCGTGTTCCTCGTCGCGCTGAACGTCGCCGGGGTGATGAGCGGCAAGGCCATCCTGAAGGGCTGGCGCGTCGCCATCCTCATCGCCACGATCTTCTCCGCGCTGGCGACGCCGGCAGCCGACGTCGTGAGCATGCTGATGCTCGCCGGGATCCTGGTGGTGCTGTTCTTCGCCGCTGCGGGCCTGTCGATGCTGTTCGACCGTCGCAAGGCCCGCCGGGTGGCGTCGGAGCTGGCGCCGGGGCCCCACGCGTGA